The Thermodesulfovibrionia bacterium genome contains a region encoding:
- a CDS encoding cytochrome c3 family protein produces the protein MKRLLLAMCLVIVVAFAFYGTANAVGGVCSNCHTMHASQDGSAGTPNATLLKSADECLGCHGGTGSGSGAPLVDKTGGTGMPSGGSFNDDYATSQTMTHNVSDLSVLAYSTADQDTTLLNDPPGNTMDGTGNALTAQLKCGGTNGCHGNHTSAGSTDAVKGMHHATKVTYKFLKIAADNSGAGTNVAGTSSADYEQGTVDGTNHNIYAAGGTDSISQFCNNCHDDFHGATAGETGTASPWKRHPTDLLLTGAMASATIDYVNTPFAFVSADRSGMATTTTTNYTAAKGNVMCLSCHRAHASNQPDLLRFAYSGLNANAGGGGTTGCLACHVNQR, from the coding sequence ATGAAAAGATTACTATTAGCAATGTGTTTAGTAATCGTGGTTGCATTCGCGTTCTACGGAACAGCTAATGCAGTCGGCGGTGTATGTTCTAACTGCCACACGATGCACGCAAGTCAGGATGGATCAGCTGGAACTCCAAATGCCACGCTTTTGAAGAGTGCAGATGAATGTTTGGGTTGTCATGGCGGTACCGGTTCTGGTTCTGGTGCACCACTCGTTGATAAAACAGGTGGAACAGGTATGCCGTCAGGTGGTTCTTTTAACGATGACTATGCAACATCACAGACTATGACACACAACGTATCAGACTTGTCAGTTTTAGCGTACTCCACAGCTGACCAAGATACTACACTTCTTAATGATCCTCCAGGCAATACAATGGATGGAACAGGCAATGCACTTACCGCACAGCTTAAGTGTGGCGGTACCAATGGTTGTCATGGTAATCACACATCTGCCGGCAGTACGGATGCTGTGAAGGGAATGCACCATGCAACAAAAGTTACTTACAAGTTCCTTAAGATAGCAGCTGACAATTCAGGTGCAGGTACTAACGTTGCCGGAACATCTTCAGCTGACTATGAACAAGGCACAGTAGATGGTACAAACCACAATATTTATGCAGCAGGCGGCACAGACAGCATCAGCCAGTTCTGCAACAACTGTCATGATGATTTCCATGGCGCAACCGCTGGCGAGACAGGTACTGCTTCTCCCTGGAAACGTCACCCGACGGATTTGCTTTTAACAGGAGCAATGGCTTCAGCGACAATAGATTATGTTAATACCCCGTTTGCATTCGTTTCAGCAGACAGGTCCGGTATGGCTACAACTACAACTACCAACTATACAGCAGCTAAAGGTAATGTAATGTGTCTGTCATGTCACCGCGCACATGCATCTAACCAGCCTGATCTTCTCAGGTTTGCATACAGCGGTCTTAATGCTAATGCAGGCGGCGGCGGCACAACAGGATGTCTTGCTTGTCACGTAAATCAGAGGTAA
- a CDS encoding cytochrome c3 family protein, translating to MMINKRKKDGVLNKIIIASVFMALIVLSSLSPVYALTGVCSNCHTMHNSQDGSTVTGGAANDVLLTDDCLGCHSNAGSSKILNNVPQVMHTGTDDLAGGNFNYLTASDTRGHNIIDLANPDDVLDIPPGGDWLAHSSVVGKLIGDDRLTCAGTNGCHGLRALAGPTFLTPLNSLKGAHHKNISTDNTSTADDNYNSYRFLRGVKGYENNVSGSEWQNVDAAKHNEYLGSTETVSCATNSCHSATPVPNIQPATHTMSGFCGTCHGEFHILDGTGDGSFSSPFIRHPTDIVLPSDIGREYAAYTAYKVSAPVAKPLAALTGISGVVNPGTDIVMCLSCHKAHATDFPDMLRWDMNDMVVGTTGPAAGTGCFACHTEKDGI from the coding sequence ATGATGATAAATAAAAGAAAAAAAGATGGGGTACTAAACAAAATAATTATCGCATCGGTTTTTATGGCTCTAATTGTATTGTCATCTCTCTCACCTGTTTATGCGCTTACAGGTGTATGCTCTAACTGCCACACAATGCACAATAGTCAGGATGGCAGTACAGTAACAGGTGGTGCTGCAAATGATGTCCTGTTAACTGATGACTGTCTCGGGTGTCATAGTAATGCCGGTTCATCAAAAATTCTTAACAATGTACCGCAGGTAATGCACACAGGTACTGATGACCTTGCAGGCGGTAACTTTAATTACTTAACTGCTTCTGACACCAGAGGGCATAATATCATTGATCTTGCAAATCCTGATGATGTTCTTGATATCCCGCCCGGAGGAGATTGGCTCGCTCATTCTTCGGTTGTTGGTAAACTGATTGGTGATGACAGGCTTACATGCGCCGGTACTAATGGTTGTCATGGCTTAAGGGCTTTAGCGGGTCCTACTTTTCTTACTCCTCTTAATTCTTTAAAGGGTGCTCATCATAAAAATATTTCAACCGATAACACAAGCACAGCTGATGATAATTACAACAGCTACAGGTTTCTAAGGGGCGTTAAAGGTTATGAAAATAACGTTTCCGGAAGCGAATGGCAGAATGTAGACGCAGCCAAACATAATGAATATTTAGGTTCAACAGAAACTGTTAGTTGCGCCACCAACAGTTGTCATTCTGCCACACCAGTTCCTAATATACAGCCGGCAACTCATACTATGAGCGGGTTCTGCGGCACCTGTCATGGTGAATTTCACATCTTGGACGGTACGGGAGATGGTTCCTTTTCATCACCGTTCATTAGGCACCCGACTGATATAGTACTCCCGTCTGACATTGGCCGTGAATATGCCGCTTATACAGCATATAAAGTAAGCGCTCCTGTTGCAAAGCCACTTGCAGCGCTAACGGGCATTAGCGGTGTAGTAAATCCAGGTACTGACATTGTAATGTGTCTCTCTTGTCACAAGGCTCATGCAACTGACTTTCCTGACATGCTTAGATGGGATATGAATGATATGGTGGTTGGAACTACAGGGCCTGCTGCAGGAACCGGCTGTTTTGCCTGTCATACAGAAAAAGACGGCATCTAA
- a CDS encoding NHL repeat-containing protein, with product MRYSKNITIRRYELQSSYFSLLLFSFFLIIGYPGLLHAQGSLVRYFDKIDYDEEWNKLARPSFAMSEPVMDEIYIIDGKGRVIIYSSDLFPLHSLGKSDKIELPEGLTVDPDGNLYVAQSYSENNPRYRISVFNPCLKWMRDIYLDGFEGAESFVPHRLAFDKKNNLYIAGLYFPGVLVLDNNFKIIDIMSPAEDEKKVALINVSIDDSGLIYLVSEETGHIYVYDENRKFIYQFGEKGGSTGKLSRPRAVAIDNKRGWVYVLDYMRHTVNTYDKNGNLLFEFGGMGFSDGWFRFPTDISVSKEGDVIVTDLFNHRVQIFKPY from the coding sequence ATGAGATACAGCAAGAACATTACAATCAGGAGATACGAACTTCAAAGCAGTTATTTCAGCTTGTTGCTCTTCTCTTTTTTCTTAATTATTGGTTATCCTGGCCTTCTTCACGCACAGGGCTCGCTTGTAAGGTATTTCGATAAGATCGATTATGATGAAGAGTGGAATAAGCTTGCCAGGCCTTCATTTGCGATGTCTGAGCCTGTGATGGATGAGATTTACATAATAGATGGTAAAGGGCGTGTAATAATTTATTCCTCTGACCTCTTTCCGCTTCATTCACTTGGTAAAAGTGATAAGATTGAGCTGCCCGAAGGACTTACTGTTGATCCTGATGGCAACCTGTATGTAGCACAGTCATATTCAGAGAATAATCCGAGATACAGGATATCTGTCTTTAACCCCTGCCTTAAGTGGATGCGTGATATTTATCTGGATGGTTTTGAAGGCGCAGAGTCTTTTGTTCCGCACCGTCTTGCCTTTGACAAGAAGAATAATCTCTATATTGCAGGCCTTTATTTTCCCGGAGTTCTGGTCCTTGACAATAACTTTAAGATAATCGATATCATGTCTCCTGCAGAGGATGAAAAGAAGGTTGCACTGATAAACGTATCAATTGATGATTCCGGATTGATATACCTTGTGAGCGAAGAGACTGGGCATATATATGTCTATGATGAGAATAGAAAGTTCATATACCAGTTCGGGGAAAAAGGCGGCAGCACGGGTAAGCTCAGCAGGCCGAGGGCTGTTGCGATAGATAACAAGAGAGGCTGGGTTTATGTGTTAGACTATATGCGCCATACAGTTAATACATATGATAAGAACGGCAACCTGCTTTTTGAGTTTGGCGGCATGGGATTCAGTGACGGATGGTTCAGGTTCCCCACAGACATCAGCGTAAGTAAAGAAGGAGATGTGATAGTAACAGACCTGTTTAACCACAGGGTTCAGATATTTAAACCATATTAA
- a CDS encoding peptidyl-prolyl cis-trans isomerase, with product MGKRTDALAYVDGDPITRDDLSYSLGVEHRREDLSTAKALNIRDYLNKLISDRLIVQEARRMGIQEYPEAKEKIQAYILRESVLMLHEDEILKKVSLIQEDDIKKYYKDNYKVFKLDVFGLNTKEDALKLKDMVLQGSDISQVSKEDAGINRIDEGKEFTYKSLAPSMQKAVSTLNPGEYSDVLEVKGVYYILKLLSVGDAPDDKLESIRAHIVKSLSTLKEEERSNQYLKELREQSSLKIDNDILSSLKLGAEDGERAKLANDSRILVTVNGEVLTVGEFIALLPPVIKITNEQLLNSWITRKLVDQEALRRRHDLQPKLEGMVRRYENQVLQNMYINEVILPNIEVSEEILNAYFDKHKENYLTPARYKIQVITVEKMDEAAEIHSSLVKGSDFSWLARMRSKDQASAEKGGSIGWRYISELPLPLKEIINTLKPGDISPVLEVDSLFSIFHIQVMEEPQVKALSAVKPDVYRAYMAEQFSKIHDKNIEQLKADTEIFIDEDAVKAFEKGFK from the coding sequence ATGGGTAAAAGAACAGATGCACTTGCATATGTAGATGGGGATCCCATAACCAGAGATGACCTTTCATATTCATTAGGTGTTGAGCACAGGAGAGAGGACCTCTCTACCGCCAAAGCGCTTAATATAAGGGATTATCTGAATAAACTGATCAGTGATAGGCTAATCGTTCAGGAGGCACGCCGTATGGGTATACAGGAATACCCTGAGGCAAAAGAGAAGATCCAGGCATATATTCTTAGGGAGTCAGTATTGATGCTTCATGAAGATGAGATATTAAAAAAGGTTTCATTGATCCAAGAAGACGATATAAAGAAGTATTACAAGGACAACTATAAGGTCTTTAAATTGGACGTTTTCGGCCTAAATACAAAAGAGGACGCATTAAAGCTTAAGGATATGGTCCTGCAGGGATCTGATATAAGTCAGGTCTCAAAAGAGGATGCCGGTATCAACAGGATAGATGAAGGGAAAGAATTTACTTATAAGTCTCTTGCTCCGTCTATGCAGAAAGCAGTTTCAACGCTTAACCCTGGCGAGTACAGTGATGTTCTTGAGGTCAAAGGCGTTTATTATATCCTGAAACTCCTCAGTGTTGGGGATGCTCCTGATGACAAGCTTGAAAGCATAAGGGCTCATATAGTAAAGAGTCTCAGCACCCTTAAAGAAGAAGAGAGAAGCAATCAGTATCTTAAGGAACTGCGTGAACAGTCCTCCCTGAAGATCGATAATGACATTCTCTCATCTCTTAAACTCGGTGCTGAGGATGGCGAAAGAGCAAAGTTGGCTAATGACAGCAGGATCCTTGTAACTGTTAATGGTGAGGTTTTGACTGTAGGAGAATTTATAGCTTTGCTGCCTCCTGTTATCAAGATCACTAATGAACAGCTCCTGAATAGCTGGATCACTCGTAAACTGGTGGATCAGGAGGCGTTGAGACGCCGCCATGACCTCCAGCCTAAACTTGAAGGGATGGTCAGGAGGTATGAGAACCAGGTCTTGCAAAATATGTATATCAATGAGGTCATCTTGCCGAATATTGAGGTGTCTGAGGAAATATTGAATGCGTATTTTGATAAGCATAAGGAAAATTATCTTACGCCTGCCCGATATAAAATTCAGGTGATAACCGTAGAGAAGATGGATGAGGCTGCTGAAATACATAGCAGTCTTGTGAAGGGATCGGACTTTTCCTGGCTTGCAAGGATGAGGTCCAAGGATCAGGCGTCTGCTGAGAAGGGAGGCAGTATAGGCTGGCGTTACATAAGCGAACTTCCTTTGCCGCTTAAGGAAATTATTAATACACTAAAGCCGGGTGATATCAGCCCTGTTCTTGAGGTGGATTCTTTATTCAGTATCTTTCATATACAGGTGATGGAAGAGCCGCAGGTAAAGGCGTTAAGCGCTGTGAAGCCGGATGTTTACAGGGCATATATGGCGGAACAGTTTAGTAAGATACATGATAAGAACATAGAGCAGTTAAAGGCAGACACAGAAATATTTATCGATGAAGATGCTGTTAAGGCTTTTGAAAAGGGCTTTAAATAG